In Aquincola tertiaricarbonis, the genomic stretch ATGACGGAAGGCGCGGTTTCGGCCTTGTCCATCGCCACGGTCAGGTGACGCAGCACGGCGTCGTTGAAGCGGAAGCCGGTTTCCAGCTCTTCCAGCGTTTCCTTGCTGCACTCGATGTTGAGGCAGAGGTAGTGCGCCTTGCTCAGCTTCTGGATCTGGTAGGCCAGTTGACGACGGCCCCAGTCCTCGACGCGGTGCACCGCGCCGCCAGCATTGGTGATGCTGGTCTTGTAGCGCTCCAGCATGGCCGGAACCTGTTCGCTTTGATCCGGATGGATCAGCAGAACGATCTCGTAATGACGCATGGATTCTCCTTGTGGATTCCAATGTGGAAGCCGCGGCGCTGCATCAAAACGCCTGCGGCAAGGCCCGGAAGGCGCATCGCCCCACCCGGGAAAGCCCGCGAGTATAGCAGCTCAGCGCAGCGCAGGGGAACGCAGGCGTTCCACCAGCGCCATCTGGGCCGCTTCCGGTCCCGGGCCCAGGCGGCTGGCCAGGGCCATCACCACGAAGCCCACCGGCACCCCGAACACGCCGGCCGCCACCGGGTCGATGCCCCACCAGAGCATCTCCGGCGTGGGTGGCGGCAGGCCCAGCAGGCCACGCATGGCGCCCAGGTTGGTGACCATGTAGAAGACGCACACGCCCAGCCCGGCCGCCATGCCGGCCGTGGCACCGCGCCGGGTGGCGCCGCGCCAGAAGATGCCCAGCACCAGCGCCGGAAAAAAGGCCGAGGCCGCCAGCGAAAAGGCCGCCGACACGAACTGCAGGATGTTGGCGATGCGCAGCGACGCCACCCAGGCGGCCACCAGCGCGATCACCAGCACCAGCATCTTGGACATCATCACCCGCCGGATGGCCGAGGCACCCGGATTGATGGCGCGGTAGTAGATGTCGTGCGACAGCGCATTGGCCACCGTCAGCAGCAGGCCGTCGGCGGTGGACAGCGCCGCCGCCAGCCCACCCGCCGCCACCAGGCAGGTGACCACATAGGGCAGCCCGCCGATCTCGGGCGCTGCCAGCACCACCACGTCGCTGGACAGCCGCAGCTCGGCCAGCTGCAGCAGGCCGTCGGCGTTGATGTCCTCCACCCACACCAGGCCGGTGTCCAGCTTGTTCCAGCGCCGTATCCAGGCCGGCAGCTCGTCGAACGGCGTGCCGATCAGGTGGCTGAGCACCTCGTACTTGACCAGCACCGCCAGCGCCGGCGCCGACAGGTACAGCAGCACGATGAAGAAGAGCGACCAGCCCACCGAGTTGCGCGCCTGCGCCACGGTGGGCGTGGTGTAGTAGCGCGTCAGGATGTGCGGCATGGCAGCCGTGCCCATCATCAGACACAGCACCAGCGCCATGAAGTTGCGGCGGCCGCCCTCCCCGGCCGTCGCGCTGGCGGGCGGGGACGTGGACGACGCGGTGCCGGCATACGGCTCGGCCTGCGGCGCCATGCCGCCCAGCGGCAGCGCCTGGCGGGCCGAATCGTCGCGTTCGCGCTCATAGGCGGCGCGGGCATCGGTCTCGTTGCGCGGGGCCATGGCCAGCTGGCGCTCGGCCTGCTGGATGCGGCGCAGCGGCGCGTCCTCGGCCTTCAGGGCCTGGATGCGCTCCAGCTGGCGCCGGGCGTCTTCCTTCATCGCCGCCGGCACGTCGGCCAGCTTCTGCTGCGCGCTGATGGCGCGACGCTCGAGCGCGGCCTGGGCGCGCTGCTCGGCCGCGTCGTTGCGCAGGTGTTCCTCCATGCGCGTGACCTGCTGCAGTTGCTGCGAATAGGTCAGCTGCGGCAGCCAGCTGCCGTTCTGCTTGATGGACAGCCAGGTCAGCGGCAGCAGGAAGGCGATCAGCAGCACGATGTACTGCGCCACCTGCGTCCAGGTGACGGCGCGCATGCCGCCGAGGAAGGAGCACACCAGCACACCGCCGAGGCCGACGAAGATGCCCACCTCGAAGCTGAAGCCGGTGAGGTGCGAGGTGATCAGGCCCACGCCATAGATCTGCACCACCACGTAGACGAAGGACACGAGCAGAACCGCCACCACGGCGATGAAGCGCGGCAACGCGCCGTAGCGCTCGCCGATGAAGTCGGGGATGGTGAACTGGCCGAAGCGGCGCAGGTAGGGCGCCAGCAGCAGCGCCACCAGGCAGAAGCCGCCGGTCCAGCCCAGCAGGTAGGCCAGCCCGCCGAAGCCCTGCAGGTACAGCACGCCCGCCATGCCCAGGAAGGAGGCGGCGCTCATCCAGTCGGCCGCGGTGGCCATGCCGTTGTAGAAGGCCGGCACACGCCGGCCGGCCACGTAGTACTCGGCCTCGTCGGTGGTGCGGCACGACAGGCCGATGGTGGCGTACACCGCCACCGTGGCCACCAGGAACATGGTGCCGATCCAGGCGCGCGAGAAGCCCGAGCGCTCGGCCCAGGCCAGCAAGGCCACGAACACCAGCACACCCACCGCGAACAGCGCATAGCGCCGGTGCAGGCGCCGTTCGAAGGCGCCCGCCTCGGTGCTGCGTGGGCTGCTTGTCAACACGGCACCCTCTCGCTCCGCCATCTACCGCCGGCAGGGATCGGGGGCCACTTCGGGGCGGTGCCTACTTGGCGGCGCCCAGGCGCTGCCAGGTCTCGACCACGGTGTCGGGGTTCAGCGAGATCGAGACGATGCCTTCCTGGGCCAGCCAGTCGGCGAAGTCGGGATGGTCGCTGGGGCCCTGGCCGCAGATGCCGACGTACTTGCCGGTGGCACGGCAGGCGGCGATGGCGCGCGAGATCATGGCTTTGACCGCCGGATCACGTTCGTCGAAGTCGCCGGCCAGCTGCTCCAGGCCCGAGTCGCGGTCCAGGCCCAGCGTGAGCTGCGTCAGGTCGTTGGAGCCGATGGACATGCCGTCGAAGTACTCCAGGAACTGCTCGGCCAGGATGGCGTTGCTGGGCACCTCGCACATCATGATCAGGCGCAGGCCGTCCTGGCCGCGCTTGAGGCCGTGCTCGGCCAGCATCTCGTTGACCTTGCGCGCCTGCGTCAGCGTGCGCACGAAGGGCACCATGATCTCGACGTTGGTCAGGCCCATGTCGTTGCGCACGCGCTTGAGCGCTTCGCACTCCATCGCGAAGGCGTCGCTAAAGTCGCCGCTGATGTAGCGCGACGCACCCCGGAAGCCCAGCATCGGGTTCTCTTCGTCCGGCTCGTAGCGCGAGCCGCCGATGAGCTTGCGGTACTCGTTGCTCTTGAAGTCGGACAGCCGCACGATCACCGTCTTGGGCCAGAACGCGGCGGCGATAGTGGCCACGCCTTCGACCAGCTTGTCGACGTAGAACGCGCGCGGGCTGGCATGGCCACGGGCCACCGACTCGACGGCCTTCTTCAGGTCGGCGTCGATGTTCGGGTAGTCGAGGATGGCCTTCGGGTGCACCCCGATGTTGTTGTTGATGATGAACTCGAGCCGGGCCAGGCCCACGCCCGAGTTGGGCATCTGCGCGAAGTTGAAGGCCAGCTGCGGGTTGCCCACGTTCATCATGATCTTGATGGGGCAGTACGGCAGGTCGATCGGCTCGATGTCGGAGATGTCGGTCTCCAGCAGGCCGTCGTAGATGTAGCCGGTGTCACCTTCCGAGCAGGCCACGGTCACCAGGGCGCCGTCGCTCAGCTTCTCGGTGGCGTCGCCGCAGCCCACCACGGCCGGGATGCCCAGCTCACGCGCGATGATGGCCGCGTGGCAGGTGCGGCCGCCGCGGTTGGTGACGATGGCGCTGGCGCGCTTCATCACCGGCTCCCAGTTGGGGTCGGTCATGTCGGTCACCAGCACGTCGCCGGGCTGCACCCGCTCCATCTCGGTGATCGAGCTGACCAGGCGCACCGGGCCGGTCCCGATCTTCTGGCCGATGGCGCGGCCTTCGGCCAGCACGGTGTTCTTGCTGGTGTCGCCACGCAGCTTGAAGCGCTGCTCGACCTTGCCTTCGGACTGGCTCTTCACCGTCTCCGGGCGGGCCTGCAGGATGTAGAGCTTGCCGTCGCCGCCGTCCTTGCCCCACTCGATGTCCATCGGGCGGCCGTAGTGCTCCTCGATGATCAAGGCGTACTTGGCCAGCTCGGTCACGTCGGCATCGGTGAGCGAGTAGCGGTTGCGCTGCTCGGGCGGCGTGTCCTCGGTCTTGACCAGCTTGCCGCTGGCGGCCTTTTCCTCGGGCGAGGCGAAGGTCATCTTGATGAGCTTGGAGCCCAGGTTGCGGCGGATCACGGCCAGCTTGCCGGCCTTGAGCGCCGGCTTGTGCACGTAGAACTCGTCGGGGTTCACGGCGCCCTGCACCACCGTCTCGCCCAGGCCGTAGCTGGAGGTGATGAAGACCACGTCCTTGAAGCCGGACTCGGTGTCGATGGTGAACATCACGCCCGCGGCGCCGAGGTCGGAACGCACCATGCGCTGCACACCGGCCGACAGCGCCACGTCGGCATGGGCGAAGCCCTTGTGCACGCGGTAGCTGATCGCGCGGTCGTTGTAGAGGGAGGCGAACACCTCCTTCATCTTGGCCAGCACTTCCGGCAGGCCGACCACGTTGAGGAAGGTTTCCTGCTGGCCGGCGAACGAGGCGTCGGGCAGGTCTTCGGCGGTGGCCGACGAGCGCACCGCGAACGAAGCGCCGGGGTTGCCCGCGGTCAGCTTCTTGAACTCGGCGGCGATGGCCTGTTCCAGGTCGGCCGGGAACGGGGTTTCTTCCACCCAGCGGCGGATCTCGGCGCCGGCCTCGGCCAGCGCGCGCACGTCGTCGGTGTCCAGCGCGGCCAGGCGCGCATTGATCTTCTTGTCCAGCCCGCCATGCGAGAGGAACTGGCGGAAGGCATGCGCCGTGGTGGCGAAACCGCCAGGCACCCGCACGCCGGTGCTGGCGAGCTGGCTGATCATTTCGCCGAGGCTGGCGTTCTTGCCGCCGACCACCTCGACGTCGGTCATTCTCAGTTGTTCGAACGGCGCGACCAGGGCGGTCGCCAGGTTGGATTGAGACATGGAAAAGCTCCGTGATGACAAAAAACCGGTGACTCCGTTCGACCGCAGACGCGCGCACCTCCGCCAGCCGTGCTGGTTGTTCTGGTGGTGGGGCGGGGGCAGCGCATGGGCGTCGGGGTGACGGAAGAAGTTGAGCCCATTCTAGGGTTGAAGCCGCGCCCGCCAATCCCCCTGCTTCCACCCGGGGCCGGCCTATGATGCAGGCCCCCTTTTCCGCTGCAGCGCCCAGGCCATGCCCAACCGCTCCGTCTTTTTTGTGTCCGATGGCACCGGCATCACCGCCGAGACCTTCGGCAACTCGATCCTGGCGCAGTTCACGGCCAAGCCGCGCCGCGTGCGCCGACCCTTCATCGACACCGAAGAGAAGGCGCGGCAGGTGGTGCTGGAGATCAACGAGGTGGCCGAGCGCGAAGGCAAGCCGCCCATCGTGTTCATCACGCTGGTCAACGAGGTGATCCGCGATGCAGTCACCGGCCCCGACTGCCGCGGCATGGTGCTGGACATGTTCCGCACCTTCGTCGAGCCGCTGGAGCAGGAGTTCGGCATGAAGTCGAACCACCGCGTGGGCCGCTTCTCCGACGCGGCCAAAAGCCAGGAATACGACGACCGTATCGAGGCGATCAACTTCTCGCTGGCGCATGACGACGGCCAGTCGTCGCGCAACCTGGAGCTGGCCGACGTGATCCTGGTGGGCGTGAGCCGCAGCGGCAAGACACCCACCTCGCTGTACCTGGCGATGCAGCACGGCATCAAGGCGGCCAACTACCCGCTGATCCCGGAAGACTTCGAGCGCAACAAGCTGCCGTCGGCGCTGGCGCCCTTCAAGGCCAAGTGCTTCGGCCTGTCGATCGACCCCGAGCGACTGGCGCAGATCCGCAACGAGCGGCGCCCGGGCAGCAAGTACGCGGCGATCGAGAACTGCCGCTACGAGGTGAACGAGGCCGAGGCGATGATGAAGCGCGAAGGCATCGGCTGGCTCAGCTCCACGCACAAGTCGATCGAGGAGATCGCGACGACCATCCTGCGAGACATCCGCCCCGATCGCCTCATCTACTGAGCGTTGGTCAACCGCCGCCTGGCCGACTCGTACAGGCACACGGCGGCGGCCGCGGCCACGTTCAGCGACTCTTCGCCGCCCGGCTGCGGAATGCGCACGGTGAGCGCGCAGCGCGCCATCAGCTCGGGCGCCACGCCGCGGCCTTCATGGCCCAGCACCCAGGCGCAAGGCCAGGGCAGCGCCGCTTCGTGCAGCACGCTGGTGGTGTGCGAGCTGGTGGCCACCAGCGGCACCTGCAGCGCCGCCAGCGCCTCGGGTGCCACGCCCTCGATCAGCCGCAGGCCGAAGTGCGCGCCCATGCCGGCGCGCAGCACCTTGGGCGACCACAGCGCCGCCGTGCCCTTGAGCGCAATGACCTGCGCAAAGCCCAGCGCCGCCGCGCTGCGCAGGATGCTGCCGACGTTGCCAGCGTCCTGCAGCCGGTCCAGCACCACGGTGGGCGCGTCGGGCGCCACTTCGGGCATGGTGGGCGCCTGCACCACGAAGCCGATGGGCGCGGGCGACTCCAGCGTGCTGAGCGACTTGAACAGGGCATCGGGCAGCAGGCTCACCTTGTCCGCCATCGCGGCCAGGGTCTGCAGGCTGGGTTCACGCAGCCAGGCGCTTTCGCTCACCAGCGCGTGCTGGGCGCGGCCACCGCGGGCCTGCAGCGCGCGGGCCAGGTGGTCGCCCTCCAGCCACAGCAGGCCCAGCTTGCGGTAGGCCGCCGGGTCTTGCGCCAGCTTGCGCAGCTTGACCAGCAACGGGTTGTCGCGCGAGGTGATCAGCGGCGGTGCATTCATCGCGTGAGCATGCGGTGGGCTGCCAGTGCGGCATCCGTCGGCCGCAGCAGTTCGCCGGCCGGCGACAGCAGCTGCCGCACCGGCGCGAAGCTGCGGCGGTGCGCTTCGCAGGCGCCGTGGGTGCGCAGCGCCTGCAGGTGATCGCGCGTGCCATAACCCTTGTGCTCGTCGAAGCCGTAGAGCGGAAAGCGTTCGTGCAGCGCCTGGCAGCTGCGGTCGCGCGTCACCTTGGCGATGATGGAGGCGGCCGAGATGGACTGCACCTTGGCATCGCCGCCGACGATGGCCTCGGCATGCACACGCAACACCGGCAGCCGGTTGCCGTCCACCAGCACCTTGCCCGGCAGCAGGCGCAGGCCCTCCACCGCGCGGCGCATCGCCAGCATCGTGGCCTGCAGGATGTTGAGGCTGTCGATCTCTTCGACGCTGGCCTCCCCCACGCTACAGCACAGCGCGCGGGCGCGGATCTCTTCGTACAGCTCGTCGCGGCGCTTGGCGCTCAGCACCTTGGAATCGGCCAGGCCCTTGATCGGCCGCAGCTCGTCCAGGATGACGGCGGCCGCCACCACCGGGCCGGCCAGCGGGCCGCGGCCGGCTTCGTCCACACCGGCCACCAGCACGCCAGGCACGTCCCACGACAGGCCCAACTGCTCAGCTTTGATCGAGGATTTGCGCGATGGCATCGGTGGCGGTGCGGCCGGTGTCACGCCGCAGCAGGTGGTGGAGTTCGTCGAAACGGCCGGTGACGGCCGCCATGCGGGCGGGCGCGTCCAGCCAGGCCAGCACGTCGGCGGCCAGTGTGGCTGGTTGCGCAGCTTCCTGGATGCGCTCAGGCACCACGAAGTCGCGGCACAGGATGTTGGGCAGGCCCACCCAGGGCTGGTAGGCCATGCGCTTCATCAGCTGCCAGGTCAGGCCGTTCATGCGGTAGGCGATGACCATGGGCCGCTTGAACAGGGCCGCCTCCAGCGTGGCGGTGCCGCTGGCGATCAGCGTCACGTCGCAGGCGGCCAGCGCCTCGTGCGAGCGGCCGTCCAGCAGCGTCAGCGGCGCGTCGGGCGCATGCTGGCGCAGCAGCGGCTCCACCAGTTCGCGCAGGCCCGGCACCACCGGCAGCACGAAGCGCAGGTCGGGCCGCTGGCGGGCCAGCAGCGCCACCGTCTGCAGGAACACCGGCGCGATCATCGCGATCTCGGAGCGGCGACTGCCCGGCAGCACGGCCACCACCGGCGCCTGCTCAGGCAGGCCCAGCGCGGCGCGCGCCGCGGCCCTGGGCGCCTGCAGCGGGATGGCATCGGCCAGCGGATGGCCCACGTAGGTGGCGGCGATGCCGTGGCTGCGCAGCAGCTCGGGCTCGAACGGGAACAGGCACAGCACATGGTCGGTGCTGGCCGCGATCTTCTTGACGCGGTTGCCGCGCCAGGCCCAGATGGACGGGCACACGAAGTGGATGGCCTTGATGCCGGCCGCCTTCAGCCGCGCTTCCAGGCCGAGGTTGAAGTCGGGCGCATCGACGCCGATGAAGGCATCGGGCCGCTGCTGCAGCAGCCGCTCGGCCAGCTGCGCACGGATGCGCGAGATGCCGCGGTAGTGGCGCAGCACTTCCACATAGCCGCGCACCGCCAGCTTGTCATGCGGCCACCAGGCCTCGAAGCCCTGGGCCGCCATGCGCGGGCCGCCGATGCCGGCCGCCTGCATGTTTGGCCAGCAGACCTTCATGCCGCCCATCAGCAAACCGGCCAGCAGGTCGCCGGACGTTTCGCCCGCCACCATGCCGAACCGCGGTGCCTGCGCCGCGGTGCCCACGGTCAGCGCGCGATGCCGCGGGTGGCGGCCTGCAGGAAGTCGAGCATCATCGCCACGTCGGCCGCCGCTTCGGGCACGCTGGTGGCCAGACCGGCGATCTCGGCACGCGCCTCGTCCAGCGTCTGGCCCTTGCGGTACAGCGCCTTGTGCATCTGCTTGATGGCGTTGACGCGCTCGCTGCTGAAGCCGCGGCGCTTCAGGCCCACGGCATTGAAGCCGCGCACCGCCAGCGGATTGCCGTCCACCAGCATGTAGGGCGGCACGTCCTGCGTCACCGCGCTGGCAAAGCCCAGCATGGTGTACGAGCCGATCTTGACGAACTGGTGCACGCCCGTGAGCCCGCCCACGGTGACGCAGTTGCCCACGTGCACATGGCCGGCGAAGGTGGCGTTGTTGGCCAGCGTGTTGTCGTCGCCGATCTGGCAGTCGTGGGCGATGTGCACATAGGCCATCACCCAGTTGTCGTTGCCGATGCGGGTGACGCCCGCGTCTTGCGCCGAACCGGTGTTGAAGGTGCAGAACTCGCGGATCGTGTTGCGGTCGCCGATGTGCAGCTCGGTCGGCTCGCCCGCGTACTTCTTGTCCTGCGGCATCGCACCCAGCGACGCGAACTGGAAGATGCGGTTGTCGCGGCCGATGGTGGTGTGGCCCTCGATCACCGCATGCGGACCCACGGTGGTGCCGGCGGCGATGCGCACATGCGGCCCGATGACCGCGTATGGCCCCACGCTGACCGAAGGATCCAGCTCGGCCTTCGGATCGACGATGGCGGTGGCGTGGATCGTGGTCATGCCACCTTGCGCATGGTGCACATCAGCTCGGCCTCGACGGCGGTCTCGCCGTCGACGCTGGCGCGTGCCTTGTACTTGTAGATGCCGGCCTTGGCGCGCTCGATGCTGGCCTCCAGCGTCAGCTGGTCGCCGGGCTCGACCACGCGCTTGAAGCGCGCGCCGTCGATGCCGACGAAGTAGACCACCATGTCGTCGTCCAGCTCGGCGCCCATCGATTCGAAGCTCAGCAGCGCAGCGGCCTGCGCCAGTGCCTCGAGCATCAGCACGCCGGGCATCACCGGGCGGTTGGGAAAGTGGCCCTGGAAGAACGGCTCGTTGATGCTGACGTTCTTGATGGCGCGGATGCGCTTGCCCTTCTCGATCTCCAGCACGCGGTCGACCAGCAGGATCGGGTAGCGGTGGGGCAGCTTCTTCAGGATCTGGTGGATGTCCATCGTCGTCATACGTTCTTCTTTTCAAGCGCCCGCACGCGGTCGCGCAAGGTGTGCAGGTGGCGCAGCGTGGCCGCGTTCTTTTCCCACGCGGCATTGTCATCGAAGGGAAACACGCCGCTGTACTGGCCCGGCTTCAGGATGGAGCGCGTGACCACGGTGGCGGCCGAGACGTGCACGCCGTCCGCCAGCTGCAGGTGGCCCAGGATGATGGCCCCGCCGCCTACGGTGCAGCCGGCGCCGATGCGGGCACTGCCGGCCACGCCGACGCAGCCCGCCATCGCGGTGTGGCGGCCCACGTGCACGTTGTGGCCGATCTGGATCAGGTTGTCGAGCTTGACGCCGTCTTCCAGCACCGTGTCGTCCAGCGCGCCACGGTCGATGCAGGTGTTGGCGCCGATCTCCACATCGTGGCCGATGCGCACCGCGCCCAGCTGCTCGATCTTCTCCCACCGGCCTTCGGTGGGCGCGAAGCCGAAACCGTCGGCGCCGATGACCACGCCACTGTGCAGGATGCAGCGGTCACCCACCGAGCAGCCATCGCCCACCACCACGCGCGGCGCCAGGCGGGTCTGGCTGCCGATGCGCACGTCGCGGCCGATCACGGTTTGGGCGCCGATCACCGCGCCCTCGCCCACCACCGCGCCCGGGCCGATGCACGCCATCGGCCCGACATGGGCGCTGGCATGCACCTGCGCCGTGGCATCCACCACCGCGCTGGCGTGCACGCCGGCCGCTTCACGCGGGCGCGTGAGGCGCGCCCACAGCTGCGTGAGCCGCGCGAAGTACAGGTAGGGATCGGGCGTGACGATGACCGCACCCCCCGCCGGCCGCGCACGGGCCTCGTCGGCCTGGGCGGGCGCCACGATGACGCAGCCGGCCGCGGATTCGGCCAGCTGCGAGCGGTAGCGGGGGTTGGACAGGAAGCTCACCGTGGAAGCGGTGGCCCCTGACAGGGGGCCGATGCGGTCGAAGCGCATCGTGGGGTCGCCCGTCACGTCACCGCCGAGTTGGGCGGTGATGTCGGCCAGCGTGAGCGAGATCGTCATGCCAGCCAGCCCAGGCGCTGGCCGTGCATCACTTGCTGGCGTTGAGCGCGTCGATCACCTTCTTGGTGATGTCGACACGCGGGCCGGCAAAGACCACTTCCTGCAGGATCAGGTCGTACTTCTCGTTGTCGAAGATCTGCTTGATGACCTTGTTGGCGCGCTCGACCACGGCCGCCAGCTCTTCGTTCTTGCGGTTGTTCAGGTCTTCCTGGAACTCGCGGCGCTTGCGCTGGAAGTCCCGGTCCTGCTCGGTCAGCTCGCGCTGGCGGCGGGTACGCTCGGATTCGCTCAGCGTCGGCGAGTCCTTTTCCAGCTTGTCGGCAGCGGCCTTGAGCTTGTTGGCCACGTCGGCCAGTTCCTTCTCGCGCTTGCCGAACTCGCCCTCCAGCTTGGCTTGGGCTGCCTTGGCCGGGTTGGCCTCGCGCAGCACGCGCTCGCTGTTGACGTAGCCGATCTTCAGCTCCTGGGCCTGTGCCACGGTGCACGTCGCCCACAGCGACGCGGTTGCCACCGCGGCGGCGAACGTCTTCCACTTGTTCATCAAAACGCTGTCCCGATCTGGAATTGGAATTTCTGGATTCTATCGTTGCGCTCCTTGCGGATCGGCGAGCCGAAGCTGAGCTTCAGCGGCCCCACCGGGGAGATCCACGACAGGCCGATACCCGCCGACACGCGCAGGCTGCTGGCATCGATCGATTCATGCTCGCCCCACACGTTGCCCGCGTCGGTGAAGCCGAAGATGCGCAGCGTCTTGTCGTTGCCGGCACCCGGCACCGGCACGTACAGCTCGGCGTTCAGGTTGATGCGCCGGTTGCCGCCGATGTAGGTGCCGGTGACGTCGACCGGACCCAGCGAGCTCTGGTCGAACACGCGCACCGAACCCAGGCCACCGCCGTAGAAGTTCTTGAAGATGGGGAACGGCCGGCCGCCCAGGCCCTTGCCCCAACCCACTTCACTGTTCAGGCCCAGCGTGAACTGGGTGCCCAGCGGGATGTACCGCTGGTACTGCGCATTGGCCCGTACGTAGCGCGCGTCGCCCAGCGTGGACAGCTCGACGTTGACCCGCTTGTAGCTGCCGTTGGTGGGCACCAGGGCGCTGTCGCGCTGGTCGCGCGCCCAGCCCAGCGTGAAGGGCACCGTCAGGCTGCGCTGGCCGAATTCCTCGCGGTACAGCAGGTAGCTGTTGGGCAGCGCGCCGGTGCCCTTGATGTTGGTGCTTTCCACACCCACACCGAAGAACACCGTGTCGTACTCGGAGAACGGCACGCCGAACCGGATGGACGCGCCGGGGGTGGACAGCTCGTAGTCCACGCCCTGGCTGTTCAGCGGCTTGCTGGTGCGGTAGTACACGTCGAAGGCGCGCGAGATGCCGTCGACGGTGAAGTACGGGTCCACCGTGGAGAACACGATGTTGCGGTTGTACTTGCTGGTGTTGACTTCGATGCCCAGGTAGTTGCCCGAGCCGAAGACGTTTTCCTGCTTGATCGAGCCCGTCAGCGCCAGTTTGTCGGCGCTGGAGAAGCCGGCGCCCAGCATCAGGTTGCCGGTGGGCTTTTCCACCACGTTGATCGTCAGGTCCACCTGGTCGGCAGTGCCTGCGACTTCGTTGGTCTCGATGTTGACTTCCTTGAAGTAGCCCAGGCGGTCGACACGGTCGCGCGAGAGCTTGATCTTCTGGCCGTCGTACCAGGCCGACTCGAACTGGCGGAACTCACGGCGCACCACTTCGTCCCGCGTGCGGGTGTTGCCGGCCACGTTGACGCGGCGCACGTACACGCGGCGCTGCGGCTCGGCATTGAGCACCACCACCACCTGGCCGCTGGCGCGGTCGATCTCGGGGCGCTGCTCGACGCGGGCGAAGGCATAACCGAAGAGGCCGAAACGCTCGGTGAACTGGCGCGTGGTCTGGGCCACGTCCTCGGCGCGGTAGGGCTCGCCGGGCTTGATGCGCACCAGGTCCTTGAACTCCTGGTCGCGGCCCAGGTAGTCGCCTTCCA encodes the following:
- the bamA gene encoding outer membrane protein assembly factor BamA encodes the protein MHSFFCPSPLRPVAACVAVVCGLAALPALAVEPFTLKDIRIEGLQRTDPGTVFAALPFRIGDTYNDEKGAAGLRALFATGLFKDVRMEVEGDVLVVIAEERAVISSVNFIGLKEFDKDTLTKSLKDAGIGEGLPFDRAVVDRAEQEIKRQYLTRSLYGAEVVTTITPLERNRVDVTFTMTEGEAAKIKDIRIVGAKAFSESTLLGLFEQSTGGWLTWYTKADRYSRTKLNADLETLRAYYTNRGYLEFAVESTQVTISPDKQDISITISVREGQRYTVTAVRLEGDYLGRDQEFKDLVRIKPGEPYRAEDVAQTTRQFTERFGLFGYAFARVEQRPEIDRASGQVVVVLNAEPQRRVYVRRVNVAGNTRTRDEVVRREFRQFESAWYDGQKIKLSRDRVDRLGYFKEVNIETNEVAGTADQVDLTINVVEKPTGNLMLGAGFSSADKLALTGSIKQENVFGSGNYLGIEVNTSKYNRNIVFSTVDPYFTVDGISRAFDVYYRTSKPLNSQGVDYELSTPGASIRFGVPFSEYDTVFFGVGVESTNIKGTGALPNSYLLYREEFGQRSLTVPFTLGWARDQRDSALVPTNGSYKRVNVELSTLGDARYVRANAQYQRYIPLGTQFTLGLNSEVGWGKGLGGRPFPIFKNFYGGGLGSVRVFDQSSLGPVDVTGTYIGGNRRINLNAELYVPVPGAGNDKTLRIFGFTDAGNVWGEHESIDASSLRVSAGIGLSWISPVGPLKLSFGSPIRKERNDRIQKFQFQIGTAF
- the fabZ gene encoding 3-hydroxyacyl-ACP dehydratase FabZ, whose amino-acid sequence is MTTMDIHQILKKLPHRYPILLVDRVLEIEKGKRIRAIKNVSINEPFFQGHFPNRPVMPGVLMLEALAQAAALLSFESMGAELDDDMVVYFVGIDGARFKRVVEPGDQLTLEASIERAKAGIYKYKARASVDGETAVEAELMCTMRKVA
- the lpxA gene encoding acyl-ACP--UDP-N-acetylglucosamine O-acyltransferase, whose translation is MTTIHATAIVDPKAELDPSVSVGPYAVIGPHVRIAAGTTVGPHAVIEGHTTIGRDNRIFQFASLGAMPQDKKYAGEPTELHIGDRNTIREFCTFNTGSAQDAGVTRIGNDNWVMAYVHIAHDCQIGDDNTLANNATFAGHVHVGNCVTVGGLTGVHQFVKIGSYTMLGFASAVTQDVPPYMLVDGNPLAVRGFNAVGLKRRGFSSERVNAIKQMHKALYRKGQTLDEARAEIAGLATSVPEAAADVAMMLDFLQAATRGIAR
- a CDS encoding OmpH family outer membrane protein, with translation MNKWKTFAAAVATASLWATCTVAQAQELKIGYVNSERVLREANPAKAAQAKLEGEFGKREKELADVANKLKAAADKLEKDSPTLSESERTRRQRELTEQDRDFQRKRREFQEDLNNRKNEELAAVVERANKVIKQIFDNEKYDLILQEVVFAGPRVDITKKVIDALNASK
- the lpxD gene encoding UDP-3-O-(3-hydroxymyristoyl)glucosamine N-acyltransferase encodes the protein MSLTLADITAQLGGDVTGDPTMRFDRIGPLSGATASTVSFLSNPRYRSQLAESAAGCVIVAPAQADEARARPAGGAVIVTPDPYLYFARLTQLWARLTRPREAAGVHASAVVDATAQVHASAHVGPMACIGPGAVVGEGAVIGAQTVIGRDVRIGSQTRLAPRVVVGDGCSVGDRCILHSGVVIGADGFGFAPTEGRWEKIEQLGAVRIGHDVEIGANTCIDRGALDDTVLEDGVKLDNLIQIGHNVHVGRHTAMAGCVGVAGSARIGAGCTVGGGAIILGHLQLADGVHVSAATVVTRSILKPGQYSGVFPFDDNAAWEKNAATLRHLHTLRDRVRALEKKNV